TCGGGAATTTTCACGGCATATTCAGGAGCCCCCGTGTCGATCACGATGAACTCGTGCAACTCGAACCCGTCTCAGAATGCTTGCTATCCGTTGATGAATCCCAACTATGTTGGCAATGGCCGTCTGCAGGGGGTAGGTGCACGTCCTTTGACCTCGGCTGAGGTTGGAAGCAAGCAGTTCCTGGATCCGAACGCATTTATCTCCTACATTGGTAATCAGGCGCTGTATGACTACAAGTTCAGCACGACGGCACGCACTGCTCCGTATGCTGGGCTCTTCCAGCCGGGTAACTACAAGCTGGATATGAGTCTGCGTCGTGCGATTGACCTGCCTCATGTGGGATCGTTCGAGTCGTCGAAGCTCGTTCTGGAAGCTGATTACTTCAACGTAACCAACCACACCCGCTTTGTGTACAGCCAATCAAACGCTGTATTGAACACCTTCGGTAGCTCCAGCTACGGAACGATGGTCGTCGACACCTCGTCGCCGATCAACCGTGCGTTGCAGCTTGCTGCCCGCATCGAGTTCTAGCTCTCAACCGTGAAAGCCGCCGGTTCGCTGGCGGCTTTCCTTTGGCTATTTTGTTCGCCACCCGTAATTAATTTAGGTTGTCCCTTGTTCCTCAGGAGAAATCATCCGCATGGATCGTCGTTCGTTTCTGCGTAACAGCACGCTTGCCGGCGCTGCCTCTGCTCTGAAATTCGAAGCCGCATACGGGCAGAAGAATTCGCAGACTCTGCCTACGGCAAGCGCGCGCAGTGTGCGCTACAGCGATGCGCAATTTGATATGTCCGATGACGGTTGGCGTCTCTGGCTCGACCGCAATGCCGAGTGGAAGAATGACACCATCTATCTGCCAAACGATGTAAAGCTCGGATCGCTACCCGTCAACTCTCCGACCGGCGGATGGCAGATTCTCACCGCGAAGCAGGGAATCGGCGTCCATCTTCCTGCGACAGCAGAGCAGTTCTTCTGGGGAATCAATGGTTACTTTCCCTATAAGGACGAATACAAGTTTGAAACCACTGACGATCAAGTAAAGAACGGCGCCTACTACGGCGTCTCCTGGTTTTGGCGCGAGATTGCTATCCCAAAATCATTTGCCGGCAAGCGCATCCTGCTGCACATTCGCGGAGCACGCCAGCGCGCCGAGGTCTATCTGAATCAGAAGCTCGTGGGCTACTCCATCATGGAAGAGCTGCCCTTCGAGTGCGATCTGACCTCTGCGGCTCTGCCGGGTCAGAGCAATACACTCGCGATTCGCATCACCAACCCTGGCGGACGTCTGGACTGGGTCGATGGCAACCGCCTGAACTGGGGCGGCATGGAGTTCCAGAAGAGCCACGGCTTCGGCGGTATCGATCGCGGCATGGTGCTCAGTGCACATGGGCCGGTCCGCATTGCCGATAACTGGGCTTTGAATACTCCAGAGCCAATGCGCATTCTGGCGCACGCGCTGCTTGAGAACAGCAGTAATCAGGCGCTCTCCGGTAAGGTTTGTCTGTAGTGATGTCCGACAGCGAACAGGTGCTTACAACTCTGGAAGCTGCTGCCACGGTGGAACCGGGGAAGACCGCCATCGTCAAGGCCGAACTCACTGCGGCTTCCGCAAAGATATGGGATCTCGATACGCCGCACGTCTACCGTCTGCGTGCGGAGTGGGTCGCAGACGGCAAGTCCGTCGCGGTACGTGATGTGGACTTCGGTTTCCGCTGGATCACAACCGATGGCGTCGGCAAGGACGCAGTCATCCGCCTCAATGGGCGGCGCATCCGAATCTACACCTCGATCTCCTGGGGCTTCTGGGCGCTCAACGGCCTGTTTCCATCGCCTGAGCTGGCGGAAAAAGAGGTCCGGGTTGCCAAGCAGTTCAACCTCAATGCACTGAACTTCCATCGCAACCTTGGCAAAGAAGATGTGCTCTATGTGCAGGACCGTCTTGGCCTGTTGCGCTGCCTTGAGCCAGGCGGCGGCAGCCAGGCTTTTGTTCCCGCTTCACAGGGGCATCAGAGCGCCCGGCGTTATATGGAAGCCAAGATCCGAGGCATGATCCGCGCCTTCCGCAGCCATCCATCGGTGGTGCACTACATCATCCAGAACGAAACAACGCTCGATCCGCAGAGTCCCGATGTGGCAGCACTCTTCGAGCTGATGCAGGCGGAAGATCCAAGCCGCACCATCGTCGGAAACGATGGCTTCGTGATGCGCGCGCCGCAAGCATGGGCAGAGCCCTACAGTAGCGAGATCCACCGCTCCAAGGGTAAGGCTACCGAAGAGGGAGGCGCCGGCGGTTGGTGGGTCGATCACACCGGCCACTTCTCCGATGTATGGCAGGACACCTATTACAACTCGAAGGACGACTTCTATTACCGCTCGCCAGTGAAAGCCGAGATTGTTGAGTGGGGCGAGATGAAGGGGGCAGCCTCCATCGATAACCACGCCAGCGTGCTGCGGCAGATCCGCAGCAGCGGCGGCGTCAGTTACGACAAGTTCGATCATGAAGAACAACTGGCGGCCTATGAGAAGTTCCTGGATCGGTGGAGCTTCCGCCATGCTTTCCCAACCGCTGAAAAACTCTTCCTCTCGATCGGCCGTCGAGCATACGAGTCCTGGGGGGCAGTTCCTGGAGAACGTCCGCATCTGCGACGAAAACGATATTGCGGCCATCAGCGGCTGGGAGTCGACAGCTATGGAGAACCACTCCGGCCTGGTGGATAACTTCCGCGACTTCAAAGCCGATCCGCGGGCGATCTCAAACTCGTTGCGGCCCGTCCTGCCAGTCGCGAAGCAGAAGCACATCGTTCTGAAGACAGGCGACAGCGTCGTTTTCGATACGTGGCTGCTGAACGATACTGATCGTCCGGTAACCGGGAAGTTAACGCTCACCCTCACGAGTCCTGATGGAAGAACCTCGCAGATTGCGCAGTACGATGCGCCGGCTTTCCGCAAGGATCAGCTTTCGTATCTACTGCAGGAAAACGTGACAACACCGGTACTCGCAAGTGCCGGAACCTGGCTAGCTCGCTTTACCTTGAGCGGGCATCCTGAAGTGACGCATGAAGTTTCATTGCTGGTAGTCGACCCGGCTCCCTCCTCTCTGCGGCCGCTTCGGGTTGGAACCACACAGCTCTCATCACAGGTGGAGCAGACACTCAAGAAGATCACAGGCATCACGGTTGAACCCCTGGTGGAAGGTGCTTCGTACGACGTTCTGATCGGCTCCGGTGGATCGGCGGAAGCATCGAAGAACCTTGCCGTGGATGCAGAAGGTGCGTACAAGCCCGGCGCCGGACCGCTCAAGGAGTTCACGCTGCCAGAAGGTGTTCTCGCAGCGATAAGGGCCGGTACTCCCTTACTGGCGATTACACCTACGGATGGGCAGTCCATTGGTGTCGCGAAGCAGTTGGCTGCGCTCGGGGCATTTGAGTTTCACGGCATGGTCGGAGCCTCACGTGCTTCCTGGATGGGCTCCTGGTATTTCATTCGCAAGCATCCGCTCTACGACGGCATGCCGGCTGACCAGGCGATGAGCATTCATTACCAGGTCAAGGGTGGAGGCTCCAACGGCTGGATGATCGAGGGCCCCTCGGTGGAGATTCCCTGTGCCTATGCTCGCGATCATGACCGTAACATCGGTGCGGGTACGCTCACTACGCGAGTAGGCAACACCCCGATAGTGCTGCATCGCATCGCGGACATGCATCCGGTCTTGCTACAGCGTTTTATAGCAAATGCGCTTGCCTGGCTGACAACGAAGAGAACCGCTTAACGGTTATGGTTTCCTCTTGTTCTCTCGTTCAGGTAAGCTTATAGGCCCTATCCTTTCCAGGAGATTTGCGTTGGCAGTTTCACCGAAGGCGGACGCGCATAAAACGAAGCGGTCCAGCCGAATCAAGATTCAGGACGTGGCCAGGATGGCCCAGGTCTCATTGAGCACCGTCTCCGGTGTGCTCAACGAGAAAGACAACATACGTCCTGAGACACGTCAGCGTGTGTTAGACGTCATTGAGCAGCTCGGCTATACCCCGAATATCTTTGCCAGCAATCTGGCGCGCCGGCGCACCAAGCTGATCGGCATTATCGTCTCTGACCTGCTGAATCCATTCTTCGCGGAGATTGCAAAAGCCCTGGATACGCAGGCCCGGGCATTGGGTTACGAGACTTTTCTTGCCTCCACCAGCTTTCATCCGGAACAGCAATACGCCGCCGTGCGTCAGATGCTTGCCCTGCGTGTTGCCGGCATTGCCATGATGACTTCGGAGAACGATCCGGAAGCCTTCTCACTGCTGAAGAGCAGCGGCACGCCGACGGTGTATCTGGATAATCCCCATGCAGGTCCGCACATTGGTACGGTTCGCGTGGACAAGCGACACGGTATGTTCATTGCGGTACAGCACCTGCTGGAGCTCGGACATCGCCGGATCCTTCTGATCAAGAACTCGCAGCAGAGTCTTTCGGAACCGCCCGAGCCGCCCATGCTCTCCCACATGGAACGCCAGATCGGGTTCGAAGAGGCTCTATTGCAGTACAACCCGAAGGAAATGGACGTGCACATCATCGACGAAGCCGGAGAACCTGCCGCCGCCGGTCTGCGCGCCGTCCAGCGCGCGCTGGAGCGCTATCGGTTTACAGCGGTCGTGGCGATCAATGATCTTGTTGCCCTGGGAGCATTTCGCGGACTGCAGGCAGCCGGCCTTTCGATTCCGGAGGATGTCTCGGTCGTAGGGTTCGACAACACCTATCTCTGTGATTTCCTGCATCCGCCGCTGACGACGGTAGCGACACCGCGCGGGGATCTGGCTCGCAGTGTCCTCTCCATGCTGAACGCTTATATCGATGGCGCCGAGCAGCCGAGCGAACCCATGCTCTCCGCCAGCATCGTTCTGCGTGAGTCGACAGCAAAGCCACCCGCAGACTAGAGCATTTCTCCTGTTGCTGGGTATTCCGGGAGAAGCGTGCAGCGGCGTTTTCATTGCGGAAAACGCCGCCCATAGATGCACAAGCCCCGCACTACACCTACAGGAGAAATTCTCTAGCGGTATGGCATGCCCTAGCGCATTTCTCCTAAAACTGTAGCTTTGGAAAAATCTGCGAATGCTGTTTTCTTCGCGGAAAACGGCGCAAACAGCCAAAACTCCGCTCTACACCGTTAGGAGAAATGCCCTAGCGCAGCACGTAAGGATCTTTCGCCGTAATCGCATCGGGAA
This genomic window from Terriglobus albidus contains:
- a CDS encoding sugar-binding domain-containing protein; protein product: MDRRSFLRNSTLAGAASALKFEAAYGQKNSQTLPTASARSVRYSDAQFDMSDDGWRLWLDRNAEWKNDTIYLPNDVKLGSLPVNSPTGGWQILTAKQGIGVHLPATAEQFFWGINGYFPYKDEYKFETTDDQVKNGAYYGVSWFWREIAIPKSFAGKRILLHIRGARQRAEVYLNQKLVGYSIMEELPFECDLTSAALPGQSNTLAIRITNPGGRLDWVDGNRLNWGGMEFQKSHGFGGIDRGMVLSAHGPVRIADNWALNTPEPMRILAHALLENSSNQALSGKVCL
- a CDS encoding glycoside hydrolase family 2 TIM barrel-domain containing protein — translated: MSDSEQVLTTLEAAATVEPGKTAIVKAELTAASAKIWDLDTPHVYRLRAEWVADGKSVAVRDVDFGFRWITTDGVGKDAVIRLNGRRIRIYTSISWGFWALNGLFPSPELAEKEVRVAKQFNLNALNFHRNLGKEDVLYVQDRLGLLRCLEPGGGSQAFVPASQGHQSARRYMEAKIRGMIRAFRSHPSVVHYIIQNETTLDPQSPDVAALFELMQAEDPSRTIVGNDGFVMRAPQAWAEPYSSEIHRSKGKATEEGGAGGWWVDHTGHFSDVWQDTYYNSKDDFYYRSPVKAEIVEWGEMKGAASIDNHASVLRQIRSSGGVSYDKFDHEEQLAAYEKFLDRWSFRHAFPTAEKLFLSIGRRAYESWGAVPGERPHLRRKRYCGHQRLGVDSYGEPLRPGG
- a CDS encoding LacI family DNA-binding transcriptional regulator, with product MAVSPKADAHKTKRSSRIKIQDVARMAQVSLSTVSGVLNEKDNIRPETRQRVLDVIEQLGYTPNIFASNLARRRTKLIGIIVSDLLNPFFAEIAKALDTQARALGYETFLASTSFHPEQQYAAVRQMLALRVAGIAMMTSENDPEAFSLLKSSGTPTVYLDNPHAGPHIGTVRVDKRHGMFIAVQHLLELGHRRILLIKNSQQSLSEPPEPPMLSHMERQIGFEEALLQYNPKEMDVHIIDEAGEPAAAGLRAVQRALERYRFTAVVAINDLVALGAFRGLQAAGLSIPEDVSVVGFDNTYLCDFLHPPLTTVATPRGDLARSVLSMLNAYIDGAEQPSEPMLSASIVLRESTAKPPAD